From the genome of Castor canadensis chromosome 4, mCasCan1.hap1v2, whole genome shotgun sequence, one region includes:
- the Speg gene encoding striated muscle preferentially expressed protein kinase isoform X7: MKKLWVKKRFQKTGHSRRAFGRLTHVFRSCRKQSYDSETAEDDISDVQGTQRLELRDDGAFSTPTGGSDTLVGTSLDTPPTSVTGTSEEQVSWWGSGQTVLEQEAGSGGGTRRLPGSPRQAQATGAGPRHLGVEPLVRASRANLVGASWGSEDSLSVASDLYGSAFSLYRGRALSIHVSVPQSGLRREESDLQPQPASEVPRPRPALPPPSKSALLPPPSPRVGKRAPPGPSAQTPTTPTSPHRRTQEPVLPEDTTTEERRGKKSKSSGPSLAGTAESRPQTPLSEASGRLSALGRSPRLVRAGSRILDKLQFFEERRRSLERSDSPPAPLRPWVPLRKARSLEQPKSEGSEPWGTPGASQEELQAPRGSVAERRRLFQQKAASLDERTRQRSPASDLELRFAQELGRIRRSTSREELVRSHESLRATLQRAPSPRDPCEPPLFSRPSTPKTSRAVSPTTAQPLSQSGAGRSGDEPGRPRSRGPVGRTEPGEGPQQEVRRRDQFPLTRGRAIQECRSPVPSPASDLPESRTKAPSGRKREPPAQAVRFLPWAMPGVEGAAVVQTLEKNRAGPEAEKRLRRGPEEDGPWGAWDRRGARSQGKGRRARPTSPELESSDDSYVSAGEEPLEAPVFEIPLQNVVVAPGADVLLKCIITANPPPQVSWKKDGSVLRSEGRLLIRDEGDRHTLLLREVRATDAGSYTATATNELGQASCAGSLAVRPGGSTSPFSSPITSDEEYLSPPEEFPEPGEAWPRAPTMNLSPSQDRRSSDTGCKAPPTFKVSLMDQSVREGQDVIMSIRVQGEPKPVVSWLRNRQPVRPDQRRFAEEAEGGLCQLRILAAERGDAGFYTCKAVNEYGARQCEARLEVRAHPESRSLAVLAPLQDVDVGAGEMALFECLVAGPADVEVDWLCRGRLLQPALLKCKMHFDGRKCKLLLTSVHEDDSGVYTCKLSTAKDELTCSARLTVRPSLAPLFTRLLEDAEVLEGRAARFDCKISGTPPPSVTWTHFGRPIEESENLRLRQDGGLHSLHIAHVGSEDEGLYAVSAANTHGQAHCSAQLYVEEPRTAASGPSSKLEKMPSIPEEPEQGELERLSIPDFLRPLQDLEVGLAKEAMLECQVTGLPYPTISWFHNGHRIQSSDDRRMTQYRDVHRLVFPAVGPQHAGVYKSVIANKLGKAACYAHLYVTDVVPGPPDGAPQVVAVTGRMVTLTWNPPRNLDMAIDPDSLMYTVQHQVLGSDQWTALATGLREPEWAATGLRKGLQHVFRVLSTSGKSSSKPSAPSEPVQLLERGPPLEEAPAVLDKPDIVYVVEGQPARVTVTFNHVEAQVVWRSCRGALLEARAGVYELSQPDDNQYCLRICRVSRRDVGSLTCTARNRHGTQACSVTLELAEAPRFESIMEDVEVGAGETARFAVVVEGKPLPDIMWYKDEVLLTESHHVSFVYEENECALVVLSTGVPDGGVYTCTARNLAGEVSCKAELAVQSAQTAMEVEGAGENEEHRGRRLSDFYDIHQEIGRGAFSYLRRVVERSSGLEFAAKFIPSQAKPKASARREARLLARLQHDCVLYFHEAFERRRGLVIVTELCTEELLERMARKPTVCESEIRAYMRQVLEGICYLHQSHVLHLDVKPENLLVWDGAGGEELVRICDFGNAQELTPGEPQYCQYGTPEFVAPEIVNQSPVSGVTDIWPVGVVAFLCLTGISPFVGENDRTTLMNIRNYNVAFEETTFLSLSREARGFLIKVLVQDRLRPTAEETLEHPWFKTQAKGAEVSTDHLKLFLSRRRWQRSQISYKCHLVLRPIPELLRAPPERVWVAMPRRPPASGGLSSSSDSEEEELEELPSVPRPLQPEFSGSRVSLTDIPTEDEALGTLEAGAATSMDWQEQGRAPSEDQEAPSPQALPSPGQEPPAGPSPRRGELRRGSSAESALPRAGPREPGRGLHKAASVELPQRRSPSPGATRLARGGLGEGEYAQRLQALRQRLLRGGAEDGKVSGLRGPLLESLGGRARDPRMARAASSEAAPHHQPPPETRGLQKSSSFSQGEAEPRGRHRRAGAPLEIPVARLGARRLQESPSLSALSEAQPPSPARLSAPKPSIPKPAEPRAVKPSDSPQSSAPQPAPEKALESTAEPVQASKAAQSPVALPTPVLPLTPYAQIMQSLQLSGSAQPPQGSTLLPSEPKPHAAVFARVASPPPGAPEKRVPSARAPPGLAEKVRVPTVPPRPGSSLGGSIENLESEAVFEAKFKRSRESPLSRGLRLLSRSRSEERGPFRGAEEEDGIYRPSPAGTPLELVRRPERSRSVQDLRAVGEPGLVRRLSLSLSQRLRRTPPAQRHPAWEARGGDGESSEGGSSARGSPVLAVRRRLSSTLERLSSRLQRSGSSEDSGGASGRSTPLFGKLRRATSEGESLRRLGLPHNQLASQAGAATPSAESLGSEASATSGSSAPGESRSRHRWGLSRLRKDKSKGLSQPNLSASVQEDLGHQYVPSESDFPPVFHIKLKDQVLLEGEAATLLCLPAACPAPRISWMKDKQTLRSEPSVVIVSCKDGRQLLSIPRVGKRHAGLYECSATNVLGSIISSCTVAVARIPGKLVPPEVPQTYQDTALVLWKPGDSRAPCTYTLERRVDGESVWHPVSSGIPDCYYNVTHLPIGVTVRFRVACANRAGQGPFSNPSEKVFIRVTEDSSTRPSATHQDTPVTSGPARAPPPDSPTSLAPIPAPASPTSQAASLSPLSPPPAPSQALTSLKAMGPPPQTPPRKHRGLQATQQAEPTPPRTEVTPSEPKSFVPDTGASTPAPAPQEVKPASSPTPLYMVTSFVSAPPAPEPPAPEPPPKPTKVTVQSLSPPKRVASSPAPKGTALRQGLPQKPYTFLEEKARGRFGVVRTCRENATGRTFMAKIVPYAAEGKRQVLQEYEVLRTLHHERLMSLHEAYITPRYLVLIAESCGNRELLCGLSDRFRYSEDDVATYVVQLLQGLDYLHGRHILHLDIKPDNLLLAPDNALKIVDFGSAQPYNPQALRPLGHRTGTLEFMAPEMVKGEPIGSATDIWGAGVLTYIMLSGHSPFYEPEPQETEARIVGGRFDAFQLYPNTSQSATLFLRKVLSVHPWSRPSLQDCLAHPWLQDAYLMKLRRQTLTFTTNRLKEFLGEQRRRRAEAATRHKVLLRSYPGSP, from the exons CAGTGTCCCTCAGAGTGGATTGCGCAGGGAGGAATCTGACCTTCAGCCTCAGCCAGCCAGCGAAGTCCCTCGACCTCGCCCAGCCCTTCCACCTCCCTCCAAGTCCGCGCTTCTCCCTCCACCGTCCCCTCGGGTGGGTAAGCGGGCTCCGCCGGGACCCAGCGCCCAGACCCCCACCACCCCCACATCGCCCCACCGGCGTACTCAGGAGCCGGTGCTGCCCGAGGACACCACCACCGAAGAGAGGCGAGGGAAAAAGTCCAAGTCATCGGGGCCCTCGCTGGCGGGCACAGCGGAGTCCAGGCCCCAGACTCCACTGAGCGAGGCTTCCGGCCGCCTGTCGGCGCTGGGTCGCTCGCCCAGGCTGGTGCGCGCCGGCTCCCGCATCTTGGACAAGCTGCAGTTCTTCGAGGAGCGACGGCGCAGCCTGGAGCGGAGCGACTCGCCGCCAGCGCCCCTGCGGCCCTGGGTGCCCCTGCGCAAGGCCCGCTCACTAGAGCAGCCCAAGTCCGAGGGCAGTGAGCCATGGGGTACGCCTGGGGCCTCGCAGGAGGAACTGCAGGCACCACGGGGCAGCGTGGCAGAGCGCCGCCGCCTGTTCCAGCAGAAGGCGGCCTCACTGGACGAGCGCACGCGACAGCGCAGCCCAGCCTCCGATCTCGAGCTGCGCTTCGCCCAGGAGTTGGGGCGCATTCGCCGCTCCACGTCCCGGGAGGAGCTGGTGCGCTCACACGAGTCCCTGCGTGCCACGCTGCAGCGCGCCCCGTCCCCTCGAGATCCCTGCGAGCCCCCACTCTTCTCCCGGCCTTCCACCCCCAAGACCTCTCGGGCCGTGAGCCCCACCACAGCCCAGCCACTCAGTCAGAGCGGTGCGGGCAGGTCGGGGGACGAGCCTGGGAGACCCCGGAGTCGCGGGCCAGTGGGCAGGACTGAGCCTGGGGAAGGCCCGCAGCAGGAGGTCAGGCGACGGGACCAGTTCCCGCTGACACGGGGCAGAGCCATCCAGGAGTGCAGGAGCCCTGTGCCGTCCCCAGCCTCTGATCTTCCAGAGTCCAGGACAAAAGCCCCCTCGGGTAGAAAGCGGGAGCCCCCAGCGCAGGCCGTACGTTTCCTGCCCTGGGCCATGCCTGGCGTGGAGGGTGCTGCTGTGGTCCAAACCTTGGAGAAGAACAGGGCTGGGCCTGAGGCAGAAAAGAGGCTGCGCAGAGGGCCAGAGGAGGATGGTCCCTGGGGGGCCTGGGACCGAAGAGGGGCCCGCAGCCAGGGCAAAGGGCGCCGGGCCCGACCCACCTCACCAGAGCTCG AGTCTTCAGATGACTCCTACGTGTCTGCTGGAGAAGAGCCCCTGGAGGCCCCAGTGTTTGAGATCCCCTTGCAGAATGTGGTAGTGGCACCAGGGGCCGATGTGCTGCTTAAGTGTATCATCACCGCCAACCCCCCACCCCAAG TGTCCTGGAAAAAGGATGGGTCAGTGCTTCGGAGTGAGGGCCGCCTTCTCATCCGGGATGAGGGCGACAGGCACACTCTACTGCTGAGGGAGGTCCGGGCCACTGATGCTGGGAGCTATACAGCCACCGCCACCAATGAGCTGGGCCAGGCTAGCTGTGCTGGCTCACTGGCCGTGAGACCTG gaGGGTCCACATCCCCTTTCAGCAGCCCCATTACCTCTGACGAGGAATACCTGAGTCCTCCAGAGGAGTTCCCAGAGCCTGGGGAGGCCTGGCCCCGAGCCCCCACCATGAACCTCAGTCCCAGCCAGGATCGCCGTTCTTCTGACACTGGCTGCAAGGCGCCTCCCACCTTCAAG GTCTCACTCATGGACCAGTCAGTAAGAGAAGGCCAAGATGTCATCATGAGCATCCGTGTGCAGGGGGAGCCCAAGCCTGTGGTCTCCTG GCTGAGAAACCGCCAGCCTGTGCGCCCGGACCAGAGGCGCTTTGCAGAGGAAGCCGAGGGAGGGCTGTGCCAGCTGCGGATCCTGGCTGCTGAGCGGGGAGATGCTGGCTTCTACACCTGCAAGGCAGTCAATGAGTATGGCGCTCGGCAGTGTGAGGCCCGCCTGGAGGTCCGAG CACACCCTGAAAGCCGGTCACTGGCCGTGCTGGCCCCCCTGCAGGACGTGGACGTGGGGGCCGGGGAGATGGCGCTGTTTGAGTGCCTGGTGGCGGGTCCCGCAGACGTGGAGGTGGACTGGCTGTGCCGTGGCCGACTGTTGCAGCCTGCACTACTCAAATGCAAGATGCATTTCGATGGCCGCAAATGCAAGCTGCTGCTCACCTCTGTGCATGAGGACGACAGTGGTGTCTACACCTGCAAGCTCAGCACAGCCAAAG ATGAACTGACCTGCAGTGCCCGGCTGACTGTGCGGCCCTCCCTGGCACCCCTGTTCACCCGGTTGCTGGAAGACGCGGAGGTGCTAGAGGGCCGCGCTGCCCGCTTCGACTGTAAGATCAGCGGCACTCCACCGCCCTCCGTCACCTGGACTCATTTTG GCCGCCCCATAGAGGAGAGCGAGAACTTGCGACTTCGGCAAGATGGGGGTTTGCACTCACTGCACATTGCCCACGTGGGCAGTGAGGATGAGGGGCTCTATGCAGTCAGTGCTGCCAACACCCATGGCCAGGCCCACTGCTCTGCTCAGCTCTACGTGGAGGAGCCTCGGACAGCTGCCTCAGGCCCCAG TTCAAAGCTGGAGAAGATGCCGTCCATCCCTGAGGAGCCAGAGCAGGGAGAGCTGGAGCGGCTGTCCATTCCTGATTTCCTGCGACCACTGCAGGACCTGGAGGTGGGACTGGCCAAGGAAGCCATGTTGGAGTGCCAGGTGACAGGCCTGCCCTACCCCACCATCAGCTGGTTCCACAACGGCCATCGCATCCAGAGCAGCGATGACCGGCGCATGACACAGT ACAGGGATGTACATCGCCTGGTGTTCCCTGCTGTGGGACCTCAGCATGCTGGTGTCTACAAGAGTGTCATTGCCAATAAGCTGGGAAAAGCTGCCTGCTATGCCCACCTTTATGTCACAG ATGTGGTTCCAGGACCTCCAGATGGCGCTCCACAGGTGGTGGCTGTAACAGGGAGGATGGTCACGCTCACATGGAACCCCCCCAGGAATCTGGATATGGCCATTG ACCCGGACTCCCTGATGTACACTGTACAGCACCAGGTGCTGGGCTCTGATCAGTGGACAGCACTGGCCACAGGCCTGCGAGAGCCTGAGTGGGCAGCCACTGGGCTGCGAAAGGGACTCCAGCATGTCTTCAGGGTCCTCAGCACCAGtggcaagagcagcagcaagcCCTCAGCCCCTTCGGAGCCTGTGCAGCTGCTGGAGCGTG GCCCACCACTGGAAGAGGCCCCTGCCGTGCTGGACAAACCGGACATTGTATATGTGGTAGAGGGACAGCCTGCTCGTGTTACTGTCACCTTCAATCATGTGGAGGCCCAGGTTGTCTGGAGGAG TTGCCGAGGGGCCCTCCTAGAGGCACGAGCAGGTGTGTATGAGCTGAGCCAGCCAGATGACAACCAGTACTGTCTTCGGATCTGCCGGGTGAGCCGCCGGGATGTGGGGTCCCTCACCTGTACTGCTCGCAACCGCCACGGCACACAGGCATGCTCAGTCACCCTGGAACTGGCAG AGGCCCCTCGGTTTGAGTCCATCATGGAGGATGTAGAGGTGGGGGCTGGAGAAACCGCTCGCTTTGCTGTGGTGGTTGAGGGGAAACCACTGCCAGACATCATGTGGTATAAG GATGAAGTACTGCTGACCGAGAGTCACCACGTGAGCTTCGTGTATGAGGAGAATGAGTGCGCCCTGGTGGTGCTGAGCACTGGGGTTCCGGATGGAGGAGTCTACACCTGCACTGCCCGGAACTTGGCGGGTGAAGTCTCCTGCAAAGCAGAGTTGGCTGTGCAATCAG CCCAGACAGCTATGGAGGTTGAGGGGGCCGGGGAGAACGAGGAGCATCGAGGAAGGAGACTCAGCGACTTTTATGACATCCACCAGGAGATCGGCAG GGGTGCCTTCTCCTACTTGCGCCGTGTGGTGGAGCGTAGCTCTGGCCTGGAGTTTGCAGCCAAGTTCATCCCCAGCCAGGCCAAGCCCAAAGCATCAGCAAGGCGTGAGGCCCGGTTGCTGGCCCGGCTTCAGCATGACTGTGTCCTCTACTTCCATGAGGCCTTTGAGAGACGCCGGGGACTGGTCATTGTCACCGAGCT CTGCACAGAAGAGTTGCTGGAACGAATGGCCAGGAAGCCCACCGTGTGTGAGTCTGAG ATCCGGGCCTATATGCGGCAAGTGCTAGAGGGAATATGCTACCTGCATCAGAGCCATGTACTGCACCTCGATGTCAAG CCTGAGAACCTGCTGGTATGGGATGGTGCAGGAGGTGAAGAGCTAGTGCGTATCTGTGACTTTGGGAATGCCCAGGAGCTGACCCCAGGGGAGCCCCAGTATTGCCAGTATGGCACACCTGAGTTTGTGGCACCAGAGATTGTCAACCAGAGTCCTGTGTCTGGAGTCACTGACATATG GCCTGTGGGCGTTGTTGCCTTTCTCTG TTTGACGGGCATCTCCCCATTTGTTGGAGAAAACGATCGTACTACGTTGATGAACATCCGAAACTACAATGTAGCCTTTGAGGAGACCACGTTCCTGAGCCTGAGCAGGGAGGCTCGGGGCTTTCTCATCAAAGTGCTGGTGCAGGACCGGCT GAGACCTACAGCAGAGGAGACCCTAGAACATCCTTGGTTCAAA ACACAAGCAAAGGGCGCAGAGGTGAGCACAGATCACCTGAAGCTCTTCCTGTCCAGGAGGAGATGGCAG CGCTCCCAGATCAGCTACAAGTGCCACTTGGTGCTGCGCCCCATCCCTGAGCTGCTGCGGGCACCCCCAGAGCGGGTGTGGGTGGCCATGCCCAGAAGACCACCTGCGAGCGGCGGCCTCTCATCCTCCTCAGACTCTGAAGAGGAAGAGCTGGAGGAGCTGCCCTCCGTGCCTCGCCCCCTGCAGCCCGAGTTCTCTGGCTCTCGGGTGTCCCTCACCGACATTCCCACCGAAGATGAGGCCCTGGGGACCCTGGAGGCTGGGGCTGCCACCTCCATGGATTGGCAAGAGCAGGGAAGGGCTCCCTCTGAGGACCAGGAGGCCCCCAGCCCTCAGGCCCTCCCCTCTCCAGGCCAGGAGCCCCCAGCTGGGCCCAGTCCCCGGCGGGGAGAGCTCCGCAGGGGCAGCTCCGCTGAGAGCGCCCTGCCCCGGGCCGGGCCGCGGGAGCCGGGCCGGGGCCTGCACAAGGCGGCGTCTGTGGAGCTGCCGCAGCGCAGAAGTCCCAGCCCGGGGGCCACACGCCTGGCCCGGGGAGGCCTGGGTGAGGGCGAGTACGCCCAGAGGCTGCAGGCCCTGCGCCAGCGGCTGCTGCGGGGAGGAGCGGAGGATGGAAAGGTTAGCGGCCTCAGAGGTCCCCTGCTGGAGAGCCTGGGGGGCCGTGCGCGGGACCCCCGGATGGCGCGAGCCGCCTCCAGCGAGGCAGCGCCGCACCACCAGCCCCCTCCCGAGACgcggggcctgcaaaagagcagCAGCTTCTCGCAGGGGGAAGCGGAGCCACGGGGGCGGCACCGCCGCGCCGGGGCACCCCTAGAGATCCCAGTAGCCAGGCTTGGGGCCCGCAGGCTACAGGAGTCTCCTTCCCTGTCTGCCCTCAGCGAGGCCCAGCCGCCCAGTCCTGCGCGGCTCAGCGCTCCCAAACCCAGTATCCCCAAGCCTGCGGAACCTCGCGCCGTCAAACCCAGTGACTCTCCCCAGTCCTCGGCACCCCAGCCTGCCCCAGAGAAGGCCCTGGAATCCACGGCAGAACCCGTTCAAGCCTCCAAGGCCGCACAGTCCCCCGTGGCCCTgccaaccccagtgctgcccctcaCGCCCTATGCCCAGATCATGCAGTCGCTCCAGCTGTCGGGCTCTGCCCAGCCCCCGCAGGGCTCCACGTTGCTTCCATCAGAGCCCAAGCCTCACGCGGCTGTGTTCGCCAGGGTAGCCTCCCCACCTCCAGGAGCTCCAGAGAAGCGCGTGCCTTCAGCCAGGGCTCCCCCAGGGCTTGCCGAGAAAGTCCGGGTCCCCACGGTGCCCCCCAGGCCAGGCAGCAGTCTCGGTGGCAGCATCGAGAACCTGGAGTCAGAGGCCGTGTTCGAGGCTAAGTTCAAGCGCAGCCGCGAATCGCCCCTCTCGCGGGGGCTTCGGCTGCTGAGCCGCTCCCGTTCGGAGGAGCGCGGCCCTTTCCGCGGGGCGGAAGAGGAGGACGGCATATATCGGCCCAGCCCGGCGGGAACCCCACTGGAGCTAGTTCGACGGCCCGAGCGCTCGCGCTCCGTGCAGGACCTCAGGGCTGTCGGGGAGCCTGGCCTAGTCCGCCGCCTCTCGCTGTCGCTGTCCCAGAGGCTGCGGCGGACCCCGCCTGCGCAGCGCCACCCGGCCTGGGAGGCCCGTGGTGGAGATGGGGAGAGCTCAGAGGGCGGTAGCTCGGCCCGGGGCTCCCCCGTGCTGGCGGTGCGCAGGAGGCTCAGCTCCACTCTGGAGCGGCTTTCGAGCCGGTTGCAGCGGAGCGGCAGCAGCGAGGACTCGGGGGGCGCCTCAGGTCGCAGCACGCCGTTGTTCGGAAAGCTGCGCAGGGCCACATCGGAGGGCGAGAGTCTGCGACGCCTCGGCCTGCCGCACAACCAGCTGGCCTCTCAGGCCGGTGCCGCCACGCCTTCTGCCGAGTCTCTGGGTTCCGAGGCTAGCGCCACGTCGGGCTCTTCAG CTCCAGGCGAGAGCCGAAGTCGGCATCGCTGGGGCCTCTCCCGACTGCGGAAGGACAAGAGCAAGGGCTTGTCGCAACCAAACCTCTCTGCCAGTGTCCAAGAGGACTTGGGTCACCAGTATGTGCCCAGTGAGTCAG ACTTCCCCCCAGTCTTCCATATCAAACTCAAGGACCAGGTGCTGCTGGAGGGGGAGGCAGCCACTCTGCTCTGCCTGCCAGCAGCCTGCCCTGCACCCCGCATCTCCTGGATGAAAG ACAAGCAAACCCTGCGGTCAGAGCCCTCGGTGGTCATCGTGTCCTGTAAAGATGGGCGGCAGCTGCTGAGCATTCCCCGGGTGGGCAAGCGGCATGCTGGACTCTACGAGTGCTCCGCCACCAATGTCCTAGGCAGCATCATCAGTTCCTGTACCGTGGCTGTAGCCC GCATCCCAGGGAAGCTAGTACCCCCAGAGGTGCCCCAGACCTACCAGGATACAGCACTGGTGCTGTGGAAGCCAGGGGACAGCCGAGCACCTTGCACATACACACTGGAGCGGCGGGTAGATG GTGAGTCTGTCTGGCACCCAGTTAGTTCAGGGATCCCTGACTGTTACTACAATGTGACGCACCTACCCATTGGCGTGACTGTGAGGTTCCGTGTGGCTTGTGCCAATCGTGCTGGGCAGGGACCCTTTAGCAACCCTTCGGAGAAGGTCTTCATCAGGGTCACTGAAG ATTCTTCCACTCGGCCATCTGCTACTCACCAAGACACCCCTGTTACCTCAGGGCCAGCCAGGGCCCCACCTCCTGACTCTCCTACCTCACTGGCCCCAATCCCAGCTCCTGCTTCCCCAACCTCCCAGGCAGCCTCTCTCAGCCCCTTatctcctcccccagcccccagccaGGCTTTGACTTCCCTCAAGGCCATGGGTCCACCACCCCAAACTCCCCCACGAAAGCACAGGGGCCTGCAGGCCACCCAGCAAGCAGAGCCTACCCCACCCAGAACAGAGGTCACCCCAAGTGAGCCCAAGTCTTTTGTCCCTGACACTGGGGCTTCAACCCCAGCCCCCGCCCCTCAAGAGGTTAAACCAGCATCCTCCCCTACTCCCCTGTATATGGTGACTTCCTTTGTGTCTGCACCCCCAGCCCCTGAGCCCCCTGCCCCCGAGCCTCCTCCCAAGCCCACCAAGGTGACTGTGCAGAGCCTCAGCCCACCCAAGAGAGTGGCCAGCTCCCCCGCTCCCAAGGGTACTGCTCTGCGGCAGGGCCTCCCTCAGAAACCTTATACTTTCCTGGAGGAGAAGGCCAG GGGCCGCTTTGGTGTTGTGCGAACATGCCGAGAGAATGCCACAGGCCGAACGTTCATGGCCAAGATTGTGCCGTATGCCGCTGAGGGCAAGCGGCAAGTCCTGCAGGAGTATGAAGTGCTGCGGACACTGCACCACGAGCGGCTCATGTCCCTGCATGAGGCCTACATCACTCCTCGGTACCTCGTGCTCATTGCTGAGAGCTGCGGCAACCGGGAACTCCTCTGTGGGCTCAGTGACAG ATTCCGGTATTCAGAAGATGATGTGGCTACCTATGTGGTGCAGTTGCTGCAAGGCCTGGACTACCTCCATGGTCGTCACATCCTGCACCTGGACATCAAGCCCGACAACCTGCTGCTGGCCCCTGACAACGCCCTCAAGATCGTGGACTTTGGCAGTGCCCAGCCTTACAATCCCCAGGCCCTGCGGCCCCTTGGCCACCGCACGGGCACGCTGGAGTTCATGG CTCCCGAGATGGTGAAGGGCGAACCTATTGGCTCTGCCACGGACATCTGGGGAGCAGGTGTTCTCACCTACATAAT GCTTAGCGGACACTCCCCATTCTATGAGCCAGAACCCCAAGAAACAGAGGCTCGGATTGTGGGAGGCCGCTTCGATGCTTTCCAGCTGTACCCCAACACATCACAGAGCGCCACCCTCTTCTTGCGAAAGGTCCTCTCAGTACATCCCTG GAGCCGGCCCTCCCTGCAGGACTGCCTGGCCCACCCATGGCTGCAGGATGCCTACTTGATGAAGCTGCGCCGCCAGACGCTCACCTTCACCACCAACCGGCTCAAGGAGTTCCTGGGAGAGCAGAGGCGCCGCAGGGCCGAGGCTGCCACCCGCCACAAGGTGCTGCTCCGCTCCTATCCCGGCAGCCCTTAG